A stretch of the Arachis stenosperma cultivar V10309 chromosome 6, arast.V10309.gnm1.PFL2, whole genome shotgun sequence genome encodes the following:
- the LOC130934250 gene encoding zinc finger BED domain-containing protein RICESLEEPER 2-like — MAKARRGSLSSRHEALRYFHQLSATLPRKLVQTEAIMVRRGSPSQGLFSKDNVIGERGYGVVYQGKLINGSPVAVKKFLRCVYAASLTNTIVSPDAEDKPRRNLEWKLRLLDYWSCAAQELSQTSRKFINMDDEIVSETPVQASGSVDSGKKSNVWRFFKKIGKDRDGIEKAEYNFCHHEYKIGKNPKTKNAYGTSHLSRHIVSCKSIPLNIRFDDDIEGLPTKIDQNVHRKKLAQAIAKHDLAFSFVEYEGIRDWINYISPTIIMPSRNTLVSDLQMIYSTEKEKLRQKMSRIPNRICLTSDVWTASTTEGYICLTAHFVDENWRLVSKILNFCQTIPPHTGTDMEAVLFNSLKQWGIDKKVFSITLDNASANDNMQNILKTLLCKQNSLLYDGEYFHVRCSAHILNLIVQEGLKVAAGALFKIRESVKYVKASDGRKMKFKDCVQQAEIEEGVGLKSDVPTRWNSTYMILESAIKFEKAFDILSVVDGAYKDCPTNEEWSLAKKMCEFLEPFNETTNLISGSSYPTSNLYFMQVWKIECLLEDNQTCDDVVIMNMAFRMKMKFDKYWKDYSTVLAFGAILDPRLKLKFLRFCYKKLDPSTFELKANEVLEKFKRLYGEYINTFGGSTISQSSNQSPMSPEEGRLTKKSKMVMKEFREFDCETQTFKDKDELEIYLKEGLIHTNEDDLKYDVLNFWKISEDRFPTLSVMARDVLSIPITTVVSESAFSIGGRVLTKYRSSTLHEHVQMLICIRSWLREFVPNHDDDEIGEIHEEEVSTATMHLPQHS; from the exons ATggccaaggctcgaagagggagcCTTTCCTCAAGGCATGAAGCGCTACGTTACTTTCATCAACTGAGCGCCACTTTGCCGAGGAAATTGGTTCAAACCGAAGCCATCATGGTTCGAAGGGGGAGTCCCAGCCAAGGCTT GTTTTCGAAAGACAATGTTATCGGTGAAAGGGGATATGGAGTTGTTTATCAAGGCAAGTTAATCAATGGGAGTCCTGTGGCTGTTAAGAAGTTCCTCA GATGTGTGTATGCAGCTAGTTTAACTAACACTATCGTCTCACCTGATGCAGAGGACAAGCCGAGAAGGAATTTAGAGTGGAAGTTGAGGCTATTGGACTATTGGTCATGTGCGGCACAAGAACTTAGTCAGACTTCTAG GAAATTTATAAACATGGATGATGAGATTGTTTCTGAGACTCCTGTTCAAGCTTCTGGTAGTGTTGATTCTGGTAAAAAATCTAATGTTTGGAGGTTTTTTAAGAAGATTGGAAAAGACAGAGATGGTATTGAAAAGGCTGAATACAATTTTTGTCATCATGAATACAAAATTGGAAAAAATCCGAAAACTAAGAATGCTTACGGAACTTCTCATCTAAGTCGTCATATAGTTTCTTGTAAATCTATACCCCTCAATATTAGATTTGATGATGATATAGAGGGTCTGCCAACTAAAATTGATCAGAATGTTCATAGAAAAAAACTCGCTCAGGCTATAGCAAAACATGATCTTGCGTTTAGCTTTGTTGAGTATGAGGGTATTAGAGATTGGATTAATTACATTAGTCCAACGATTATAATGCCTTCTAGAAACACTTTAGTTTCAGATCTTCAAATGATTTATTCAACAGAGAAAGAGAAATTGAGACAGAAGATGTCTAGGATACCTAATAGAATTTGTTTGACATCTGATGTATGGACAGCATCTACCACTGAAGGATATATTTGTCTGACAGCTCATTTTGTTGATGAGAATTGGCGACTAGTGAgtaagattttgaatttttgtcaAACAATTCCTCCCCATACTGGAACCGATATGGAAGCAGTCTTATTTAACTCTTTGAAGCAGTGGGGTATTGATAAGAAAGTATTCTCTATTACTTTAGATAATGCTTCTGCAAATGACAACATGCAAAACATCTTAAAAACTCTTCTATGTAAGCAGAATAGTTTGCTTTACGATGGAGAATATTTTCATGTGCGTTGTTCCGCTcacattttaaatttgattgtaCAAGAAGGGTTAAAGGTGGCTGCTGGAGCTTTATTTAAAATCAGAGAGAGTGTGAAATATGTGAAAGCTTCTGATGGGagaaaaatgaaattcaaagatTGTGTGCAGCAAGCAGAAATTGAAGAAGGTGTTGGTCTAAAATCAGATGTTCCAACTCGATGGAATTCTACATATATGATATTGGAAAGTgcaattaaatttgaaaaagcgTTTGACATCCTTAGTGTTGTAGATGGAGCTTATAAAGATTGTCCAACAAATGAAGAATGGAGCTTAGCAAAAAAAATGTGTGAATTTTTAGAGCCATTTAATGAAACTACAAACCTCATTTCGGGTTCATCATATCCAACATCAAATTTGTATTTTATGCAAGTTTGGAAAATTGAATGTCTTTTGGAAGACAATCAAACTTGTGATGATGTTGTTATTATGAACATGGCTTTTAGAATGAAGATGAAGTTTGATAAATATTGGAAGGATTATAGCACTGTCTTGGCTTTTGGGGCAATTCTTGATCCTCGATTAAAGTTAAAGTTCTTGAggttttgttacaaaaaactaGATCCTTCAACCTTTGAATTGAAGGCAAATGAAGTATTGGAGAAATTTAAAAGGTTGTATGGAGAGTACATAAATACTTTTGGTGGTTCAACAATTTCTCAAAGTAGTAATCAATCTCCTATGTCACCTGAAGAAGGAAGGCTTACAAAGAAGAGCAAAATGGTGATGAag GAGTTCAGAGAATTTGACTGTGAAACCCAAACTTTCAAGGATAAAGATGAATTAGAGATTTATCTAAAAGAAGGTTTGATTCACACCAATGAAGATGATTTGAAGTATGATGTGCTAAATTTTTGGAAGATTAGCGAGGATAGGTTTCCCACTCTGTCAGTTATGGCCAGAGATGTTTTAAGTATTCCCATCACTACTGTAGTATCTGAGTCTGCATTCAGTATTGGTGGACGTGTTTTAACAAAATATAGAAGTTCCACTCTTCATGAGCATGTCCAAATGCTTATTTGCATAAGGAGTTGGTTACGTGAATTTGTTCCAAATCATGATG ATGATGAAATTGGTGAAATTCATGAAGAAGAAGTGTCAACAGCAACGATGCATCTCCCTCAACATTCATGA